One Geitlerinema sp. PCC 9228 DNA segment encodes these proteins:
- a CDS encoding NAD(P)H dehydrogenase subunit NdhS produces the protein MILPGSAVKVVNSADIYYEFQGQVQRVADGKVAVLFEGGNWDHTVTFKLSDLELVDAKAGKVSSPG, from the coding sequence ATGATTTTGCCCGGTTCTGCTGTAAAAGTGGTTAATTCTGCAGATATTTATTACGAATTCCAAGGACAGGTACAGCGCGTTGCCGATGGGAAGGTAGCGGTGCTGTTTGAAGGGGGAAATTGGGACCATACCGTGACCTTCAAACTCTCGGACTTGGAATTGGTGGATGCCAAAGCCGGTAAAGTCAGCTCTCCCGGCTGA
- a CDS encoding helix-turn-helix domain-containing protein translates to MLRPAQLKPTCRQAQTMESWWEICRQVGNDGLRERQDGLKSRKSPVNACGWAGEYIIPADAPRPTSASQCQALTPAKKDHPQLKIPRSQVWQQMLRRNSAQALKCLETAGVDMYRRGFGFFRFKKKGQFRSFVFPKVKETCIEGNQIDLPKIGKLRFFKSRSLR, encoded by the coding sequence ATGCTTCGACCGGCTCAGCTCAAGCCGACATGTCGCCAGGCTCAAACAATGGAGTCGTGGTGGGAAATCTGTCGGCAAGTTGGCAATGATGGACTGAGAGAACGCCAAGATGGGCTCAAATCCCGAAAATCGCCTGTCAATGCCTGTGGTTGGGCAGGCGAGTACATCATTCCCGCCGATGCCCCTCGCCCTACCTCTGCCAGTCAGTGCCAGGCATTAACACCAGCCAAGAAAGACCATCCCCAATTAAAAATCCCCCGATCGCAAGTCTGGCAGCAAATGCTTCGGCGTAACTCAGCACAAGCACTCAAATGTTTGGAGACTGCAGGGGTGGACATGTACCGACGGGGATTTGGTTTTTTTCGTTTTAAGAAAAAAGGGCAATTTCGCTCCTTTGTTTTTCCCAAAGTCAAGGAAACCTGTATCGAAGGGAATCAAATCGATCTTCCGAAAATTGGGAAACTACGATTTTTCAAGTCTCGTTCCCTTCGGTGA
- a CDS encoding HAS-barrel domain-containing protein: MRLPLPQFSPSDRHPNHIAEVIETATTEFLSQCLEPEDLNFPPMPPFGSWVKAFDEESNNTIYGVVYHACTVPIDSVHRARALGMSLEQLREQQPQIFAMLKTEFRTAIVGFTQIDPLAQGNGRRSDAQMPSGDRLRQHLPPRPPQIHQAVYQCEAEEIIAFTEQLDFLRILLQIPTAPVDSLAAAAIREAYRIRQFDRDWLVRAGRHLGILLKDDYDRLRSILNQIHP, translated from the coding sequence ATGCGCTTACCCTTACCGCAATTTTCCCCAAGCGATCGCCATCCCAATCACATTGCGGAGGTGATCGAAACGGCGACAACGGAGTTTCTGTCCCAATGTTTGGAACCGGAGGACTTAAACTTTCCGCCGATGCCGCCTTTTGGTAGTTGGGTCAAAGCTTTTGATGAAGAAAGCAACAATACCATCTACGGGGTGGTGTACCATGCCTGTACGGTGCCTATTGATTCGGTCCATCGGGCGCGGGCTTTGGGTATGTCTTTAGAACAGCTGCGCGAGCAACAACCGCAGATTTTTGCCATGTTGAAAACGGAGTTTCGCACGGCGATTGTGGGATTTACCCAAATCGATCCCTTAGCCCAGGGCAACGGACGCCGCAGCGATGCTCAAATGCCCAGTGGCGATCGCCTTCGCCAGCACCTGCCACCGCGCCCCCCACAAATTCACCAAGCGGTATACCAGTGCGAGGCAGAAGAGATTATCGCGTTTACCGAACAGTTGGATTTTCTACGGATTTTGCTGCAAATTCCTACAGCCCCGGTGGACTCCTTGGCGGCGGCAGCTATCCGGGAAGCCTATCGCATCCGTCAGTTCGACCGCGATTGGTTGGTACGGGCGGGACGCCATTTGGGCATTCTGTTGAAAGATGACTACGACCGCCTGCGGAGCATTCTCAATCAAATTCATCCCTGA
- the psb29 gene encoding photosystem II biogenesis protein Psp29, translating into MLTVDNLRTVSDTKRAFYSHHTRPINSIYRQFVEELMVEMHLLSVNANFQYDPIYGYGVVSTYEQFMQGYKPPQDKDSIFDALCQSINSDPQQYRQDAQRLEALAAELTPEKTFELLTQPQQAAIDGLENSDTAREVQQQLQAIANHPNFKYSRLFAIGLYGMLAQSNAGWLQEDDSWKSGFGKIADALNLPQEKIVKDIDLYRSNLDKMQQARDLMQEILESNRKQQQRRVQQKEKAQTKESQEDNNESEDRAGESPSDSSSESNAENRS; encoded by the coding sequence ATGTTAACCGTGGATAACCTCCGTACTGTCTCCGATACCAAAAGAGCTTTTTATAGCCACCATACGCGCCCCATCAACTCAATTTACCGGCAATTTGTAGAAGAGTTGATGGTAGAAATGCATTTGCTAAGCGTCAATGCCAACTTCCAGTACGACCCCATTTACGGCTATGGGGTGGTTTCTACTTACGAGCAATTCATGCAGGGCTACAAACCGCCACAGGATAAAGATTCGATTTTCGATGCCCTGTGCCAGTCCATTAACAGCGATCCCCAACAGTATCGCCAGGACGCCCAGCGTTTGGAGGCGTTAGCAGCGGAACTGACCCCCGAGAAAACGTTTGAGTTGCTAACCCAACCCCAACAAGCCGCCATTGACGGTCTGGAAAACAGCGATACAGCTAGGGAAGTGCAACAGCAGTTGCAAGCGATCGCCAACCATCCCAACTTCAAGTACAGTCGCTTGTTTGCCATTGGCTTGTACGGCATGCTCGCCCAAAGCAACGCCGGGTGGCTGCAAGAAGATGACAGTTGGAAATCTGGTTTTGGAAAAATTGCCGACGCCTTAAACCTGCCCCAGGAAAAAATCGTGAAAGATATCGACCTGTATCGCAGCAACCTGGATAAAATGCAACAGGCACGCGATTTGATGCAGGAAATCCTGGAGTCCAACCGCAAACAACAGCAAAGGCGTGTCCAACAGAAAGAAAAAGCCCAAACCAAGGAATCACAAGAGGATAACAACGAATCTGAAGACCGTGCTGGCGAATCTCCCAGCGATAGTAGTTCGGAAAGCAACGCCGAAAATCGTTCTTAA
- a CDS encoding PBP1A family penicillin-binding protein, producing the protein MSSPPPPRKIQTILTNATQAVKTIPGKVNFSQLLLNPNARVPELWVQDADSDRADVYPLVGEYYLLGRSSKFCDIVVSSSLASKKHLSLTRDRHSHRPRFILEDAGSSNGIYQGKRRVRQLPLRHGDFLTLGPPDLAKAVRIQYVNPPPWYQRLFHWGCYGLFGVSLVAAVWIGLEWQNPKLQRSLEEISITGPVAVYARDGETLLREESGNTHVEIPRLEQFDEDLVAAAIASEDSRFYWHLGIDPIGVVRAMVVNLRGGEIREGASTITQQLARSLFRDYVGTEDSAARKLREAAVALRLEMFYSKDQLLKSYLNQVFLGLNLYGFEDAAQFYFDKSARDLTLSEAATLVGILPAPNSFNPVQNYERAIRQRNGVLQRMRTLGMISPEEADRARRSPIEVNPKAKEIINQTIAPYFYDRVLQELENLLGQSVAAEGNWIVQTTLDPQMQAIAEKTVRHTLATTGQRLRFQQGALVALNGKTGAVRAMVGGADYAKSQYNRATQAARQPGSTFKAFAYAAALQSGISPHNTYSCEPLFWQGRSFRGCERSGGRDRVDMYRGLAQSENVIALRIAQQVGLQPIIELAHTMGIRSELTPAPGLVLGSSEVTLLELTGAYTAFVDSGVRHIPHTILRVWDSSNCTNPQKPSTCREIYNGSHKRGQQVLDPGVAQTMTELLRGVVERGTGTAAAAAADSRSGILGKTGTTDRNRDLWFVGYLSERQLLAGVWLGNDDNQPTYGSSAQAAQLWGKFVRQLPSPPSKN; encoded by the coding sequence ATGAGTTCCCCTCCACCCCCTCGCAAGATTCAAACCATTCTCACCAACGCAACGCAGGCGGTCAAAACCATTCCGGGAAAGGTTAACTTTTCCCAACTCCTCCTCAACCCGAATGCTAGGGTTCCCGAACTTTGGGTGCAAGATGCCGATAGCGACCGGGCGGATGTCTATCCCTTGGTGGGCGAATATTACCTGCTCGGTCGTTCCAGCAAATTCTGCGACATTGTGGTCAGCAGCTCCCTTGCCAGCAAAAAACACCTCTCCCTCACCCGCGATCGCCACAGCCACCGCCCCCGCTTCATTCTGGAAGATGCTGGTTCCAGTAACGGTATCTATCAAGGCAAGCGCCGCGTTCGCCAGTTGCCCCTGCGCCACGGAGACTTTCTTACCCTAGGACCGCCGGATTTGGCTAAAGCAGTTCGCATCCAGTATGTCAATCCACCCCCGTGGTACCAGCGCCTCTTCCATTGGGGTTGTTACGGCCTATTTGGCGTGAGCTTGGTGGCAGCGGTTTGGATCGGACTGGAATGGCAAAATCCCAAACTGCAGCGATCGCTAGAGGAAATCTCCATCACCGGACCGGTGGCCGTGTACGCCCGCGACGGGGAAACCCTCCTGCGGGAAGAATCGGGCAACACCCACGTAGAAATTCCCCGTTTGGAACAATTCGACGAAGATTTGGTAGCAGCTGCGATCGCTTCGGAAGACAGCCGCTTTTACTGGCATCTTGGCATCGACCCCATTGGCGTTGTACGGGCAATGGTGGTCAACCTGCGCGGTGGCGAAATTCGCGAAGGGGCCAGTACCATTACCCAACAGCTGGCTAGAAGTTTGTTTCGCGACTACGTAGGGACGGAAGATTCTGCCGCCCGGAAACTGCGCGAAGCAGCTGTAGCCTTACGGTTGGAAATGTTTTACAGCAAAGACCAACTGTTAAAAAGCTATCTCAACCAAGTCTTTTTGGGGTTGAACTTGTACGGATTTGAAGATGCCGCCCAATTTTACTTTGACAAATCGGCGCGGGATTTAACCCTCTCAGAAGCGGCAACCCTAGTGGGAATTTTACCAGCCCCCAACAGCTTCAACCCCGTACAAAACTACGAACGTGCCATCCGCCAGCGCAACGGGGTTTTGCAGCGCATGCGCACCCTGGGCATGATTTCCCCAGAAGAAGCCGACCGCGCCCGGCGATCGCCCATTGAAGTTAACCCCAAAGCCAAAGAAATTATCAACCAGACCATCGCTCCCTATTTCTACGACCGCGTTTTACAGGAACTAGAAAACTTGCTGGGGCAATCCGTCGCCGCCGAAGGCAACTGGATCGTGCAAACCACCCTAGACCCGCAAATGCAAGCGATCGCCGAAAAAACCGTACGCCACACCCTCGCCACCACCGGGCAGCGATTGCGATTCCAACAAGGTGCCTTGGTCGCCCTCAACGGGAAAACCGGTGCCGTACGCGCCATGGTGGGCGGTGCCGACTATGCCAAAAGCCAGTACAACCGCGCTACCCAAGCTGCCAGGCAACCCGGTTCCACCTTCAAAGCATTTGCCTATGCCGCGGCGTTGCAATCGGGGATATCTCCCCACAATACCTATTCCTGCGAACCCCTGTTTTGGCAAGGGCGCTCCTTTCGGGGCTGCGAACGTAGTGGCGGGCGCGATCGCGTCGATATGTATCGGGGATTGGCGCAATCGGAAAACGTCATCGCTTTGAGAATTGCCCAACAAGTGGGCTTGCAACCCATCATCGAGCTAGCCCACACCATGGGGATTCGTTCGGAGTTGACGCCCGCCCCCGGCTTGGTCTTGGGAAGCAGTGAAGTGACGTTGTTGGAACTGACGGGTGCCTATACTGCTTTCGTGGATAGCGGCGTGCGCCACATCCCCCATACCATCCTTCGGGTTTGGGATAGCAGCAACTGCACCAATCCGCAAAAACCCAGCACTTGCCGGGAAATCTACAATGGAAGTCACAAACGCGGGCAGCAAGTTTTGGACCCGGGGGTGGCGCAAACCATGACCGAACTGTTGCGGGGCGTCGTAGAACGGGGCACGGGAACGGCCGCCGCTGCAGCCGCCGACAGCCGCAGTGGCATCTTGGGCAAAACCGGCACCACCGACCGCAACCGGGATTTGTGGTTTGTGGGCTACTTGAGCGAAAGACAACTACTCGCTGGTGTCTGGTTGGGCAACGACGACAACCAACCCACCTACGGCAGCAGCGCCCAAGCAGCGCAGCTTTGGGGAAAATTCGTGCGCCAGCTCCCTTCCCCACCATCAAAAAACTAG
- the lspA gene encoding signal peptidase II encodes MRFKNRLFWIAALISLVCDRLSKWWVLQNFDLGESQPLWAQVFHFTFVTNKGAAFSLFAEQGEWLRWLSLGVSLGLIALGTWASRLPRSEQAGYGFILGGALGNGIDRFFAGEVVDFLDFRLIQFPIFNLADVFINVGIVLLLLTFFQPPSRGKKRETQDRS; translated from the coding sequence ATGAGATTCAAGAATCGCCTCTTTTGGATAGCTGCCCTGATTAGCCTCGTTTGCGATCGCCTGAGCAAATGGTGGGTTCTCCAAAATTTTGACCTGGGAGAGAGCCAACCCCTCTGGGCACAAGTCTTCCACTTTACTTTTGTCACTAATAAAGGCGCTGCTTTTAGTTTGTTTGCCGAACAGGGCGAATGGTTGCGCTGGCTTTCTTTAGGCGTTAGCCTGGGATTGATTGCATTGGGAACGTGGGCTTCGCGCCTGCCGCGCTCCGAACAAGCGGGATATGGTTTTATTCTCGGCGGTGCCTTGGGCAATGGCATCGATCGCTTTTTTGCCGGGGAAGTAGTCGATTTTCTCGATTTTCGGCTCATTCAGTTTCCCATATTCAATCTCGCCGACGTTTTCATCAATGTGGGCATCGTCTTGTTATTGCTGACCTTTTTCCAACCCCCTTCCCGAGGGAAAAAAAGAGAAACCCAGGACCGTTCGTAA
- the rodA gene encoding rod shape-determining protein RodA encodes MWQSSLRRIRWSNILTPWQNIDWLLIALPTSLMLFGGLIIKSTQGENPQVQWWQHWFVGVIGVAISLALGRWRYDALIRWRWAIYGITNILLVAVIFLGTTALGAQRWLTIGGLNVQPSEFAKLGAIVTLAASLHERSASQMREVFKILAIAAVPWVLVFLQPDLGTSLVFGAITLGMLYWGNAHPGWLILLVSPAISAIVFGIYFPAWLVWTVVVTILAASSLPWKRFGALSILIANVVAGKLGQVLWGLLKDYQKDRILSFLDPSEDPLGSGYHLIQSRIAIGAGQLWGRGWQEGTQTQLDFIPEQHTDFIFSAIGEELGFVGCIGVLLAFWLICLRLVLVAQNAKDNFGSLLAIGVLSMLFFQVMVNIGMTIGLAPVTGIPLPWISYGRSAMVTNFIAIGLVESVANHRQRWRF; translated from the coding sequence ATGTGGCAATCTTCTCTGCGTCGAATTCGTTGGTCCAATATTTTGACCCCCTGGCAAAATATCGACTGGCTGTTGATCGCCCTCCCCACTAGCTTGATGCTGTTTGGCGGTTTGATTATCAAAAGCACCCAAGGGGAGAATCCCCAAGTGCAGTGGTGGCAGCACTGGTTTGTGGGGGTCATTGGCGTTGCCATTTCCCTGGCCCTGGGGCGCTGGCGATACGACGCTTTGATTCGCTGGCGCTGGGCGATCTACGGCATCACCAACATCCTGCTGGTGGCGGTCATTTTCCTGGGAACCACGGCTTTGGGGGCCCAGCGGTGGCTAACCATTGGCGGGTTGAACGTGCAGCCGTCTGAATTTGCCAAACTGGGGGCGATCGTGACGCTGGCGGCTTCCCTGCACGAGCGCTCTGCCTCCCAGATGCGGGAAGTTTTTAAAATTCTCGCGATCGCGGCGGTGCCTTGGGTTTTGGTATTTTTACAACCCGATTTGGGCACTTCTTTGGTGTTTGGGGCGATTACCCTGGGCATGCTCTACTGGGGCAACGCCCATCCGGGTTGGTTGATTTTGCTGGTATCGCCAGCGATTTCCGCAATTGTATTTGGCATCTATTTTCCCGCATGGTTGGTTTGGACGGTCGTAGTGACGATTTTGGCGGCCAGTAGCTTGCCTTGGAAGCGTTTTGGCGCTTTGAGCATTTTGATTGCCAACGTCGTTGCTGGCAAACTGGGACAGGTACTGTGGGGATTGCTCAAAGATTACCAAAAAGACCGTATTTTAAGTTTTCTCGACCCCTCGGAGGACCCCCTGGGGTCGGGGTATCACTTGATTCAATCCCGCATTGCTATTGGTGCCGGGCAGCTCTGGGGGCGCGGCTGGCAGGAAGGCACGCAAACCCAACTGGATTTCATTCCCGAACAGCATACCGACTTTATTTTCTCTGCCATTGGCGAAGAATTGGGGTTTGTAGGCTGTATCGGAGTGTTGCTGGCTTTTTGGTTGATTTGCTTGCGTTTGGTGCTGGTGGCCCAAAATGCTAAAGATAATTTTGGGTCTTTGCTGGCGATTGGGGTTTTGTCGATGCTGTTTTTCCAGGTGATGGTCAACATCGGCATGACCATTGGGTTGGCACCGGTAACCGGCATTCCCCTCCCCTGGATTAGCTACGGGCGCTCGGCGATGGTCACCAATTTTATTGCCATTGGTTTGGTAGAATCGGTTGCTAACCACCGCCAACGATGGCGATTTTGA
- a CDS encoding Mrp/NBP35 family ATP-binding protein — translation MSEELTAQAILEALRPVQDPELKKSLVDLNMIRNVQVTDGNVRFSLVLTTPACPLREFIVEDCENAVKQLSGVQEVQVDVTSETPQQKSLPDRQDIPGVKNIIAISSGKGGVGKSTVAVNIAVSLAQSGAKVGMIDADIYGPNAPTLLGLSDAQVMVREGANGEVLEPAFNHGVKLVSMAFLIEKDQPVIWRGPMLNGVIRQFLYQVQWGELDYLIVDMPPGTGDAQLTLAQAVPMAGAVIVTTPQNVALLDARKGLRMFEQLNVPILGLVENMSYFIPPDMPEKRYDLFGSGGGEKTSNELNISLLGCIPLEIDLREGGDRGLPIVLEHPDSASAQALKTIAQQMAAKVSVAALAS, via the coding sequence ATGTCTGAAGAACTGACTGCCCAAGCCATTTTAGAAGCCCTGCGTCCGGTCCAAGACCCGGAACTAAAAAAAAGCTTGGTCGATCTCAACATGATTCGCAACGTACAAGTGACCGATGGCAACGTGCGCTTTTCCCTGGTGCTTACCACCCCAGCTTGCCCGTTGCGAGAATTTATCGTGGAAGACTGCGAAAACGCTGTCAAACAGCTTTCCGGGGTCCAAGAGGTACAGGTAGATGTAACCTCGGAAACGCCACAGCAAAAATCCCTCCCCGACCGCCAAGACATTCCTGGGGTAAAAAATATCATTGCCATCTCCAGCGGCAAAGGAGGAGTCGGCAAAAGCACCGTCGCCGTCAACATTGCCGTTTCCCTCGCCCAATCCGGTGCCAAAGTAGGCATGATTGACGCAGACATTTACGGTCCCAACGCCCCCACCCTCCTGGGGTTAAGCGATGCCCAAGTGATGGTCCGCGAAGGTGCCAACGGCGAGGTTTTGGAACCCGCCTTCAACCACGGCGTGAAACTAGTTTCCATGGCCTTTTTAATTGAAAAAGACCAGCCCGTCATTTGGCGCGGACCCATGCTCAACGGCGTTATTCGCCAATTTTTATATCAAGTACAGTGGGGCGAGTTAGACTATTTGATTGTAGATATGCCCCCGGGAACCGGCGACGCCCAGCTCACCCTGGCCCAAGCAGTTCCTATGGCAGGTGCTGTCATTGTCACCACCCCACAAAACGTGGCTTTGTTGGATGCCCGCAAAGGCTTGCGGATGTTCGAGCAGCTCAACGTACCTATTTTGGGGCTGGTGGAAAATATGAGCTACTTTATTCCCCCAGATATGCCCGAAAAAAGATACGATCTGTTCGGTTCCGGCGGTGGCGAAAAGACCTCCAACGAATTGAACATTTCTTTGTTGGGCTGCATTCCCTTAGAAATTGACCTGCGCGAAGGGGGCGATCGCGGTTTGCCCATTGTCTTAGAACATCCCGACTCCGCTTCCGCCCAAGCCCTGAAAACCATTGCCCAACAAATGGCAGCCAAAGTCTCCGTTGCTGCCCTAGCCTCCTAA
- a CDS encoding biotin transporter BioY: MPTWSFSNFEIPVPTPLQLVWSLIGLLLTVGGTFLEASIANFPWDWPQQGVKVYSLGVTYQVGAVLFVGCLGGKTAAFLSQVSYILLGLTWFPIFAQGGGWEYIGEPTFGYILGFVLGGWLCGVLSFWLPPRLEFLAISCFSGLLGIHVVGMSYLGILYTIQGKLSESLDPFWQDALMYSWHPLGSHAIVACAIAAIAFFLRHILFY; encoded by the coding sequence ATGCCTACCTGGTCATTTTCTAATTTTGAAATTCCCGTGCCCACCCCTTTGCAACTTGTATGGTCGTTAATTGGCTTGCTTTTGACCGTTGGTGGCACGTTTTTAGAAGCCTCAATTGCCAACTTTCCCTGGGATTGGCCCCAACAAGGGGTTAAGGTATATTCCTTAGGTGTCACCTATCAGGTAGGTGCCGTTCTCTTTGTAGGCTGTTTGGGAGGGAAAACCGCCGCTTTTCTCTCTCAAGTTTCCTATATTCTTTTGGGCTTGACTTGGTTTCCGATTTTTGCTCAAGGTGGCGGTTGGGAGTATATCGGTGAACCCACCTTTGGTTATATTTTGGGGTTTGTGTTGGGGGGATGGTTGTGTGGCGTTTTATCTTTTTGGCTGCCACCGCGATTGGAATTTTTAGCCATTAGTTGCTTTAGCGGCTTGTTGGGGATCCATGTGGTGGGGATGAGCTATTTGGGGATTTTGTATACTATTCAAGGGAAACTCTCCGAGTCGCTAGACCCTTTTTGGCAAGATGCTTTGATGTACTCTTGGCATCCCCTCGGCAGCCACGCCATTGTTGCCTGTGCGATTGCCGCGATCGCTTTTTTTCTGCGGCATATTTTATTTTATTGA